The following proteins are encoded in a genomic region of Ornithodoros turicata isolate Travis chromosome 6, ASM3712646v1, whole genome shotgun sequence:
- the LOC135398840 gene encoding HBS1-like protein isoform X1: MARHRNVRTMNFDDDYEGYYDVYGRSQEEDACISPSTEAQFLYNRDKLHSMSSFLSPGVLTEENENNEDDDSKEADGVPGAPKTDSHVVFEPGLTPEDEVRLYECLEKMQNVVGDSIPELTLKKAAIEASFNAERALDRVLTETEAPKAQRERPQGRKEYSCIGGSSVSDLSAVDHVADTLDQLSLSASIGGKSGNREGENDGASEFDLPDLSGAIDLEHADVCDGVTLGSTPIGAGVDLDVLLGLADAAEKSPTSVGPDSDRRAAPTASDILPRSSSALGSSPDVLPDLDELGLGDLPEMDLEAVVRVVDSSVPKLDALLGLAEGNEDGATGGHSDGSSAEEKLDALLSLEDDVDDILNCGGRGPGARLLAGGVGSLLNYGGEADKLQHTREKVSSAGYRDSGFDAFLTSLGKETDGAVAAKKPESHFDLSSLLDALNTADAADACATGPVDRQENAAKKSPQRTTLDLGTILGLKNFNDEGKEPASTGGTLKLDSILKGSFGSKCDRRSPESISKLFPIDPSGMECGASLLNKKPSLLGLVLTKFPLDRRKRSGLGVKKWLREMCLSAGTPIVPFGFVTPSPDDAVKDHRKRAFDSAERRALQPLDKIAERKPPAPDAEVLPLNAALRQTFAAKQAHDAEIRPSTKSGAESTLLAPSNELGDDSGSSRSSPSSDENPKSTDGTSELVGDSTVLKTPSSKPKPSSKDAQSEYNKERGSAKPLLNLVVIGHVDAGKSTLMGHLLYRLGCVQKKLMHKYEQDSKKLGKASFMYAWVLDETSEERNRGITMDIAQAKFETPGRSIVLLDAPGHKDFIPNMITGAAQADVAILVVDATRGEFETGFEAGGQTREHTLLVRSLGVSQLAVVINKLDNVGWDKNRYEEITTKLRAFLKQAGFRESGFTFVPCSGLTGENLVEPSSEEALHSWYNGPYLVQVIDSFKPPERPVAKPFRLCVSDVFKGTGSGPCVSGRIEAGAVTNGDKVLLMPAAEQGTVKGVMVNEMPTQQAFAGDQVALTLSGVDVMNVTVGSFLCDPAVPIRVTSKFQARIVVFNVEIPITRGFPVVLHYQSMSEQASVHKLISQLHKTTGEVVRNKPRCLTKNSSGVVEIKVSRPICVELYNEFKELGRVTLRSGGSTIAAGVITAIT; encoded by the exons ATGGCAAGACACCGGAATGTGCGGACTATGAATTTTGATGATG ATTATGAAGGCTACTACGACGTCTACGGCAGATCTCAAGAGGAAGATGCTTGCATTTCGCCGAGCACAG AGGCCCAGTTCCTTTATAATCGCGACAAACTGCACTCCATGTCGTCTTTTCTGTCGCCTGGAGTCCTCACGGAAGAGAATGAGAACAACGAGGACGACGACAGTAAGGAAGCAGACGGAGTACCTGGAGCACCGAAAACGGATTCTCATGTGGTCTTTGAGCCGGGGCTAACGCCAGAGGATGAAG tgaggCTCTACGAGTGCTTGGAGAAGATGCAGAACGTCGTGGGTGATTCCATTCCAGAGCTGACGCTGAAGAAGGCTGCCATCGAGGCGAGCTTCAACGCGGAGCGCGCCCTTGACAGAGTTCTTACTG AAACAGAAGCTCCAAAAGCACAGCGTGAGAGACCACAAGGCAGAAAAG AATACAGTTGCATTGGGGGGAGCTCCGTGTCCGACTTGTCCGCCGTTGACCATGTTGCCGACACGCTCGACCAGCTGAGTCTATCGGCCAGCATCGGGGGGAAATCGGGCAACCGAGAGGGCGAGAACGATGGAGCGTCGGAGTTTGACCTTCCGGATCTGAGTGGAGCCATCGACCTGGAGCACGCCGACGTCTGCGACGGTGTCACGCTGGGCAGCACGCCGATCGGGGCAGGCGTGGACCTCGACGTCCTCCTCGGCTTGGCGGACGCCGCGGAGAAATCCCCGACGAGCGTGGGCCCAGATTCGGACAGGCGCGCAGCCCCGACCGCGTCCGACATATTGCCGCGCTCCAGCAGTGCACTGGGCAGCTCGCCGGACGTCCTACCGGACCTGGACGAGCTAGGGCTGGGAGACCTGCCAGAAATGGACTTGGAAGCAGTCGTCAGGGTGGTGGATTCGTCAGTGCCCAAGTTAGACGCCTTGTTAGGGTTAGCCGAGGGCAACGAGGACGGAGCCACTGGGGGACACAGCGACGGGTCGTCTGCGGAAGAAAAGCTCGACGCTTTACTCAGTCTGGAGGACGATGTTGATGACATACTAAATTGCGGAGGTAGAGGCCCCGGTGCAAGACTTCTTGCCGGAGGCGTGGGCTCCCTTTTAAATTATGGCGGCGAAGCAGACAAGCTGCAACACACGAGAGagaaagtgtcgtctgctggtTACAGGGATAGCGGTTTCGATGCGTTTCTCACTTCCCTCGGCAAGGAAACGGACGGAGCGGTGGCAGCAAAGAAGCCAGAGTCGCATTTTGATCTCTCGTCGCTGTTGGATGCGCTCAACACTGCAGACGCGGCGGATGCCTGCGCAACCGGACCCGTCGACCGACAAGAGAATGCCGCCAAGAAGTCGCCACAGAGAACAACACTAGATCTCGGAACGATATTGGGCCTAAAAAATTTCAACGATGAGGGCAAAGAACCTGCCAGCACTGGAGGGACGTTGAAGCTTGATTCGATCTTGAAAGGAAGTTTCGGCTCAAAATGTGATAGGCGGTCTCCAGAATCCATTTCCAAATTATTTCCAATTGACCCAAGTGGGATGGAGTGTGGTGCGTCCTTACTGAACAAGAAGCCTTCCCTGCTTGGTTTGGTGCTGACAAAGTTTCCCCTGGATCGCCGGAAACGAAGCGGTCTTGGCGTTAAAAAATGGCTCAGGGAGATGTGTCTTAGTGCGGGGACTCCAATTGTGCCATTTGGATTTGTCACGCCGTCACCGGACGATGCTGTAAAAGATCATCGGAAGCGAGCCTTCGATTCTGCAG AAAGAAGAGCTCTGCAGCCTTTAGATAAAATTGCGGAGAGGAAACCCCCGGCACCGGACGCCGAAGTTCTTCCACTGAACGCGGCTCTGAGGCAGACCTTTGCGGCAAAGCAGGCGCACGACGCCGAAATTAGGCCCTCCACAAA GAGCGGTGCAGAGAGTACCTTACTGGCTCCAAGCAACGAACTCGGTGACGACTCAGGGTCCAGTCGCAGCAGTCCGAGCTCGGACGAAAATCCAAAGTCGACTGACGGGACGTCTGAGCTGGTGGGTGATAGCACTGTGCTGAAGACACCCAG CAGCAAGCCTAAACCGTCCAGCAAGGATGCCCAATCAGAGTACAACAAGGAGCGTGGGAGTGCCAAGCCCCTCCTCAACCTGGTGGTGATTGGCCACGTTGATGCGGGCAAGAGTACGCTCATGGGTCATCTGCTTTACAG gcTGGGTTGTGTCCAAAAGAAGCTCATGCACAAGTACGAGCAGGACTCAAAAAAACTCGGCAAAGCCTCCTTCATGTACGCGTGGGTGCTGGACGAAACGTCCGAAGAGAG GAACCGTGGGATCACCATGGACATAGCCCAAGCTAAATTTGAGACCCCCGGACGCAGCATCGTTCTCCTTGATGCTCCTGGACACAAAGATTTTATTCCAAATATGATAACGG GAGCCGCGCAGGCGGACGTTGCAATCCTGGTGGTGGACGCCACAAGAGGGGAATTTGAAACTGGTTTCGAAGCTGGCGGTCAGACGAGGGAACATACGCTGCTCGTTAGGTCTTTAG GTGTGTCACAGCTAGCAGTTGTCATCAACAAGCTGGACAACGTCGGTTGGGACAAGAACCGGTACGAAGAAATCACCACGAAGCTCCGGGCCTTCTTGAAGCAAGCTGGGTTCCGCGAGTCGGGCTTCACCTTCGTACCCTGCAGCGGCCTCACCGGAGAGAACCTGGTCGAGCCGTCGTCCGAGGAGGCCCTCCACAGCTGGTACAACGGCCCTTATCTCGTCCAAGTGATAG ATAGCTTCAAGCCACCCGAGCGTCCAGTAGCCAAGCCGTTCCGCCTATGCGTGAGCGATGTCTTCAAGGGCACCGGATCAGGTCCATGCGTGTCCGGTCGCATTGAAGCGGGTGCCGTGACCAATGGCGACAAGGTCTTGCTCATGCCGGCAGCCGAACAGGGCACCGTGAAAG GTGTTATGGTTAACGAAATGCCGACCCAGCAAGCATTTGCGGGGGACCAAGTCGCCCTGACGCTCTCCGGGGTTGACGTTATGAAC GTGACAGTGGGCAGCTTCCTGTGCGACCCTGCGGTGCCAATCCGTGTGACGTCCAAGTTCCAGGCACGGATCGTGGTGTTCAACGTCGAAATCCCCATCACGAGGGGCTTCCCGGTGGTGCTTCACTACCAGAGCATGAGCGAACAGGCATCCGTTCACAAGCTCATCTCGCAGCTCCATAAGACAACCGGTGAAGTCGTCAGAAACAAGCCCAG GTGCTTGACGAAGAACAGCAGCGGCGTGGTCGAAATCAAAGTGAGTCGACCCATCTGCGTCGAATTGTACAACGAGTTCAAGGAACTGGGGCGGGTGACACTGCGGTCGGGAGGCAGCACCATTGCAGCGGGAGTGATCACAGCG ATCACATGA
- the LOC135398840 gene encoding HBS1-like protein isoform X2, which produces MARHRNVRTMNFDDDYEGYYDVYGRSQEEDACISPSTEAQFLYNRDKLHSMSSFLSPGVLTEENENNEDDDSKEADGVPGAPKTDSHVVFEPGLTPEDEVRLYECLEKMQNVVGDSIPELTLKKAAIEASFNAERALDRVLTETEAPKAQRERPQGRKEYSCIGGSSVSDLSAVDHVADTLDQLSLSASIGGKSGNREGENDGASEFDLPDLSGAIDLEHADVCDGVTLGSTPIGAGVDLDVLLGLADAAEKSPTSVGPDSDRRAAPTASDILPRSSSALGSSPDVLPDLDELGLGDLPEMDLEAVVRVVDSSVPKLDALLGLAEGNEDGATGGHSDGSSAEEKLDALLSLEDDVDDILNCGGRGPGARLLAGGVGSLLNYGGEADKLQHTREKVSSAGYRDSGFDAFLTSLGKETDGAVAAKKPESHFDLSSLLDALNTADAADACATGPVDRQENAAKKSPQRTTLDLGTILGLKNFNDEGKEPASTGGTLKLDSILKGSFGSKCDRRSPESISKLFPIDPSGMECGASLLNKKPSLLGLVLTKFPLDRRKRSGLGVKKWLREMCLSAGTPIVPFGFVTPSPDDAVKDHRKRAFDSAERRALQPLDKIAERKPPAPDAEVLPLNAALRQTFAAKQAHDAEIRPSTKSGAESTLLAPSNELGDDSGSSRSSPSSDENPKSTDGTSELVGDSTVLKTPSKPKPSSKDAQSEYNKERGSAKPLLNLVVIGHVDAGKSTLMGHLLYRLGCVQKKLMHKYEQDSKKLGKASFMYAWVLDETSEERNRGITMDIAQAKFETPGRSIVLLDAPGHKDFIPNMITGAAQADVAILVVDATRGEFETGFEAGGQTREHTLLVRSLGVSQLAVVINKLDNVGWDKNRYEEITTKLRAFLKQAGFRESGFTFVPCSGLTGENLVEPSSEEALHSWYNGPYLVQVIDSFKPPERPVAKPFRLCVSDVFKGTGSGPCVSGRIEAGAVTNGDKVLLMPAAEQGTVKGVMVNEMPTQQAFAGDQVALTLSGVDVMNVTVGSFLCDPAVPIRVTSKFQARIVVFNVEIPITRGFPVVLHYQSMSEQASVHKLISQLHKTTGEVVRNKPRCLTKNSSGVVEIKVSRPICVELYNEFKELGRVTLRSGGSTIAAGVITAIT; this is translated from the exons ATGGCAAGACACCGGAATGTGCGGACTATGAATTTTGATGATG ATTATGAAGGCTACTACGACGTCTACGGCAGATCTCAAGAGGAAGATGCTTGCATTTCGCCGAGCACAG AGGCCCAGTTCCTTTATAATCGCGACAAACTGCACTCCATGTCGTCTTTTCTGTCGCCTGGAGTCCTCACGGAAGAGAATGAGAACAACGAGGACGACGACAGTAAGGAAGCAGACGGAGTACCTGGAGCACCGAAAACGGATTCTCATGTGGTCTTTGAGCCGGGGCTAACGCCAGAGGATGAAG tgaggCTCTACGAGTGCTTGGAGAAGATGCAGAACGTCGTGGGTGATTCCATTCCAGAGCTGACGCTGAAGAAGGCTGCCATCGAGGCGAGCTTCAACGCGGAGCGCGCCCTTGACAGAGTTCTTACTG AAACAGAAGCTCCAAAAGCACAGCGTGAGAGACCACAAGGCAGAAAAG AATACAGTTGCATTGGGGGGAGCTCCGTGTCCGACTTGTCCGCCGTTGACCATGTTGCCGACACGCTCGACCAGCTGAGTCTATCGGCCAGCATCGGGGGGAAATCGGGCAACCGAGAGGGCGAGAACGATGGAGCGTCGGAGTTTGACCTTCCGGATCTGAGTGGAGCCATCGACCTGGAGCACGCCGACGTCTGCGACGGTGTCACGCTGGGCAGCACGCCGATCGGGGCAGGCGTGGACCTCGACGTCCTCCTCGGCTTGGCGGACGCCGCGGAGAAATCCCCGACGAGCGTGGGCCCAGATTCGGACAGGCGCGCAGCCCCGACCGCGTCCGACATATTGCCGCGCTCCAGCAGTGCACTGGGCAGCTCGCCGGACGTCCTACCGGACCTGGACGAGCTAGGGCTGGGAGACCTGCCAGAAATGGACTTGGAAGCAGTCGTCAGGGTGGTGGATTCGTCAGTGCCCAAGTTAGACGCCTTGTTAGGGTTAGCCGAGGGCAACGAGGACGGAGCCACTGGGGGACACAGCGACGGGTCGTCTGCGGAAGAAAAGCTCGACGCTTTACTCAGTCTGGAGGACGATGTTGATGACATACTAAATTGCGGAGGTAGAGGCCCCGGTGCAAGACTTCTTGCCGGAGGCGTGGGCTCCCTTTTAAATTATGGCGGCGAAGCAGACAAGCTGCAACACACGAGAGagaaagtgtcgtctgctggtTACAGGGATAGCGGTTTCGATGCGTTTCTCACTTCCCTCGGCAAGGAAACGGACGGAGCGGTGGCAGCAAAGAAGCCAGAGTCGCATTTTGATCTCTCGTCGCTGTTGGATGCGCTCAACACTGCAGACGCGGCGGATGCCTGCGCAACCGGACCCGTCGACCGACAAGAGAATGCCGCCAAGAAGTCGCCACAGAGAACAACACTAGATCTCGGAACGATATTGGGCCTAAAAAATTTCAACGATGAGGGCAAAGAACCTGCCAGCACTGGAGGGACGTTGAAGCTTGATTCGATCTTGAAAGGAAGTTTCGGCTCAAAATGTGATAGGCGGTCTCCAGAATCCATTTCCAAATTATTTCCAATTGACCCAAGTGGGATGGAGTGTGGTGCGTCCTTACTGAACAAGAAGCCTTCCCTGCTTGGTTTGGTGCTGACAAAGTTTCCCCTGGATCGCCGGAAACGAAGCGGTCTTGGCGTTAAAAAATGGCTCAGGGAGATGTGTCTTAGTGCGGGGACTCCAATTGTGCCATTTGGATTTGTCACGCCGTCACCGGACGATGCTGTAAAAGATCATCGGAAGCGAGCCTTCGATTCTGCAG AAAGAAGAGCTCTGCAGCCTTTAGATAAAATTGCGGAGAGGAAACCCCCGGCACCGGACGCCGAAGTTCTTCCACTGAACGCGGCTCTGAGGCAGACCTTTGCGGCAAAGCAGGCGCACGACGCCGAAATTAGGCCCTCCACAAA GAGCGGTGCAGAGAGTACCTTACTGGCTCCAAGCAACGAACTCGGTGACGACTCAGGGTCCAGTCGCAGCAGTCCGAGCTCGGACGAAAATCCAAAGTCGACTGACGGGACGTCTGAGCTGGTGGGTGATAGCACTGTGCTGAAGACACCCAG CAAGCCTAAACCGTCCAGCAAGGATGCCCAATCAGAGTACAACAAGGAGCGTGGGAGTGCCAAGCCCCTCCTCAACCTGGTGGTGATTGGCCACGTTGATGCGGGCAAGAGTACGCTCATGGGTCATCTGCTTTACAG gcTGGGTTGTGTCCAAAAGAAGCTCATGCACAAGTACGAGCAGGACTCAAAAAAACTCGGCAAAGCCTCCTTCATGTACGCGTGGGTGCTGGACGAAACGTCCGAAGAGAG GAACCGTGGGATCACCATGGACATAGCCCAAGCTAAATTTGAGACCCCCGGACGCAGCATCGTTCTCCTTGATGCTCCTGGACACAAAGATTTTATTCCAAATATGATAACGG GAGCCGCGCAGGCGGACGTTGCAATCCTGGTGGTGGACGCCACAAGAGGGGAATTTGAAACTGGTTTCGAAGCTGGCGGTCAGACGAGGGAACATACGCTGCTCGTTAGGTCTTTAG GTGTGTCACAGCTAGCAGTTGTCATCAACAAGCTGGACAACGTCGGTTGGGACAAGAACCGGTACGAAGAAATCACCACGAAGCTCCGGGCCTTCTTGAAGCAAGCTGGGTTCCGCGAGTCGGGCTTCACCTTCGTACCCTGCAGCGGCCTCACCGGAGAGAACCTGGTCGAGCCGTCGTCCGAGGAGGCCCTCCACAGCTGGTACAACGGCCCTTATCTCGTCCAAGTGATAG ATAGCTTCAAGCCACCCGAGCGTCCAGTAGCCAAGCCGTTCCGCCTATGCGTGAGCGATGTCTTCAAGGGCACCGGATCAGGTCCATGCGTGTCCGGTCGCATTGAAGCGGGTGCCGTGACCAATGGCGACAAGGTCTTGCTCATGCCGGCAGCCGAACAGGGCACCGTGAAAG GTGTTATGGTTAACGAAATGCCGACCCAGCAAGCATTTGCGGGGGACCAAGTCGCCCTGACGCTCTCCGGGGTTGACGTTATGAAC GTGACAGTGGGCAGCTTCCTGTGCGACCCTGCGGTGCCAATCCGTGTGACGTCCAAGTTCCAGGCACGGATCGTGGTGTTCAACGTCGAAATCCCCATCACGAGGGGCTTCCCGGTGGTGCTTCACTACCAGAGCATGAGCGAACAGGCATCCGTTCACAAGCTCATCTCGCAGCTCCATAAGACAACCGGTGAAGTCGTCAGAAACAAGCCCAG GTGCTTGACGAAGAACAGCAGCGGCGTGGTCGAAATCAAAGTGAGTCGACCCATCTGCGTCGAATTGTACAACGAGTTCAAGGAACTGGGGCGGGTGACACTGCGGTCGGGAGGCAGCACCATTGCAGCGGGAGTGATCACAGCG ATCACATGA
- the LOC135398840 gene encoding protein HBS1-like isoform X3 — MARHRNVRTMNFDDDYEGYYDVYGRSQEEDACISPSTEAQFLYNRDKLHSMSSFLSPGVLTEENENNEDDDSKEADGVPGAPKTDSHVVFEPGLTPEDEVRLYECLEKMQNVVGDSIPELTLKKAAIEASFNAERALDRVLTETEAPKAQRERPQGRKERRALQPLDKIAERKPPAPDAEVLPLNAALRQTFAAKQAHDAEIRPSTKSGAESTLLAPSNELGDDSGSSRSSPSSDENPKSTDGTSELVGDSTVLKTPSSKPKPSSKDAQSEYNKERGSAKPLLNLVVIGHVDAGKSTLMGHLLYRLGCVQKKLMHKYEQDSKKLGKASFMYAWVLDETSEERNRGITMDIAQAKFETPGRSIVLLDAPGHKDFIPNMITGAAQADVAILVVDATRGEFETGFEAGGQTREHTLLVRSLGVSQLAVVINKLDNVGWDKNRYEEITTKLRAFLKQAGFRESGFTFVPCSGLTGENLVEPSSEEALHSWYNGPYLVQVIDSFKPPERPVAKPFRLCVSDVFKGTGSGPCVSGRIEAGAVTNGDKVLLMPAAEQGTVKGVMVNEMPTQQAFAGDQVALTLSGVDVMNVTVGSFLCDPAVPIRVTSKFQARIVVFNVEIPITRGFPVVLHYQSMSEQASVHKLISQLHKTTGEVVRNKPRCLTKNSSGVVEIKVSRPICVELYNEFKELGRVTLRSGGSTIAAGVITAIT, encoded by the exons ATGGCAAGACACCGGAATGTGCGGACTATGAATTTTGATGATG ATTATGAAGGCTACTACGACGTCTACGGCAGATCTCAAGAGGAAGATGCTTGCATTTCGCCGAGCACAG AGGCCCAGTTCCTTTATAATCGCGACAAACTGCACTCCATGTCGTCTTTTCTGTCGCCTGGAGTCCTCACGGAAGAGAATGAGAACAACGAGGACGACGACAGTAAGGAAGCAGACGGAGTACCTGGAGCACCGAAAACGGATTCTCATGTGGTCTTTGAGCCGGGGCTAACGCCAGAGGATGAAG tgaggCTCTACGAGTGCTTGGAGAAGATGCAGAACGTCGTGGGTGATTCCATTCCAGAGCTGACGCTGAAGAAGGCTGCCATCGAGGCGAGCTTCAACGCGGAGCGCGCCCTTGACAGAGTTCTTACTG AAACAGAAGCTCCAAAAGCACAGCGTGAGAGACCACAAGGCAGAAAAG AAAGAAGAGCTCTGCAGCCTTTAGATAAAATTGCGGAGAGGAAACCCCCGGCACCGGACGCCGAAGTTCTTCCACTGAACGCGGCTCTGAGGCAGACCTTTGCGGCAAAGCAGGCGCACGACGCCGAAATTAGGCCCTCCACAAA GAGCGGTGCAGAGAGTACCTTACTGGCTCCAAGCAACGAACTCGGTGACGACTCAGGGTCCAGTCGCAGCAGTCCGAGCTCGGACGAAAATCCAAAGTCGACTGACGGGACGTCTGAGCTGGTGGGTGATAGCACTGTGCTGAAGACACCCAG CAGCAAGCCTAAACCGTCCAGCAAGGATGCCCAATCAGAGTACAACAAGGAGCGTGGGAGTGCCAAGCCCCTCCTCAACCTGGTGGTGATTGGCCACGTTGATGCGGGCAAGAGTACGCTCATGGGTCATCTGCTTTACAG gcTGGGTTGTGTCCAAAAGAAGCTCATGCACAAGTACGAGCAGGACTCAAAAAAACTCGGCAAAGCCTCCTTCATGTACGCGTGGGTGCTGGACGAAACGTCCGAAGAGAG GAACCGTGGGATCACCATGGACATAGCCCAAGCTAAATTTGAGACCCCCGGACGCAGCATCGTTCTCCTTGATGCTCCTGGACACAAAGATTTTATTCCAAATATGATAACGG GAGCCGCGCAGGCGGACGTTGCAATCCTGGTGGTGGACGCCACAAGAGGGGAATTTGAAACTGGTTTCGAAGCTGGCGGTCAGACGAGGGAACATACGCTGCTCGTTAGGTCTTTAG GTGTGTCACAGCTAGCAGTTGTCATCAACAAGCTGGACAACGTCGGTTGGGACAAGAACCGGTACGAAGAAATCACCACGAAGCTCCGGGCCTTCTTGAAGCAAGCTGGGTTCCGCGAGTCGGGCTTCACCTTCGTACCCTGCAGCGGCCTCACCGGAGAGAACCTGGTCGAGCCGTCGTCCGAGGAGGCCCTCCACAGCTGGTACAACGGCCCTTATCTCGTCCAAGTGATAG ATAGCTTCAAGCCACCCGAGCGTCCAGTAGCCAAGCCGTTCCGCCTATGCGTGAGCGATGTCTTCAAGGGCACCGGATCAGGTCCATGCGTGTCCGGTCGCATTGAAGCGGGTGCCGTGACCAATGGCGACAAGGTCTTGCTCATGCCGGCAGCCGAACAGGGCACCGTGAAAG GTGTTATGGTTAACGAAATGCCGACCCAGCAAGCATTTGCGGGGGACCAAGTCGCCCTGACGCTCTCCGGGGTTGACGTTATGAAC GTGACAGTGGGCAGCTTCCTGTGCGACCCTGCGGTGCCAATCCGTGTGACGTCCAAGTTCCAGGCACGGATCGTGGTGTTCAACGTCGAAATCCCCATCACGAGGGGCTTCCCGGTGGTGCTTCACTACCAGAGCATGAGCGAACAGGCATCCGTTCACAAGCTCATCTCGCAGCTCCATAAGACAACCGGTGAAGTCGTCAGAAACAAGCCCAG GTGCTTGACGAAGAACAGCAGCGGCGTGGTCGAAATCAAAGTGAGTCGACCCATCTGCGTCGAATTGTACAACGAGTTCAAGGAACTGGGGCGGGTGACACTGCGGTCGGGAGGCAGCACCATTGCAGCGGGAGTGATCACAGCG ATCACATGA
- the LOC135398841 gene encoding ATP synthase subunit alpha, mitochondrial-like, whose amino-acid sequence MASMAFVSARFANCLARQVSRGALRYPTQCTGVSSYLIRRLSTSNRFSAGGPGAAEVSSILEERLLGQATTANLEETGRVLSIGDGIARVYGLKNIQAEEMVEFSSGLKGMALNLEPDNVGIVVFGNDKLIKEGDIVKRTGAIVDVPVGHELLGRVVDALGTPIDGKGPLACKKRQRVGIKAPGIIPRTSVKEPMLTGIKAVDSLVPIGRGQRELIIGDRQTGKTAIAIDAIINQKRFNEGKDDKKKLFCIYVAIGQKRSTVAQILKRLTAADAMKYTVIVSATASDAAPLQYLAPYAGCAMGEFFRDNGMHALIIYDDLSKQAVAYRQMSLLLRRPPGREAYPGDVFYLHSRLLERAAKMNDNFGGGSLTALPVIETQAGDVSAYIPTNVISITDGQIFLETELFYKGIRPAINVGLSVSRVGSAAQTRAMKQVAGSMKLELAQYREVAAFAQFGSDLDPATQQLLNRGVRLTELLKQGQYVPMAIEDQVSVIYTGVRGYLDKMDPALIGKFEKEFLQHIRSTQTQLLATIAHEGKISDETDAKLKTVVTEFMKTFTQE is encoded by the coding sequence ATGGCTAGTATGGCTTTTGTATCTGCAAGATTTGCCAATTGTTTGGCAAGGCAAGTGTCCCGTGGAGCATTACGCTACCCTACACAATGCACAGGTGTGAGTTCTTACTTGATTCGGCGTCTTTCCACCTCGAACCGGTTCTCTGCCGGGGGACCCGGTGCGGCTGAGGTGTCTTCCATCTTAGAGGAACGCTTATTGGGCCAAGCCACAACAGCAAACCTGGAAGAAACTGGACGGGTGCTTTCTATCGGTGATGGTATTGCTCGTGTCTACGGCCTCAAAAACATCCAAGCGGAAGAGATGGTCGAGTTCTCGAGCGGACTAAAAGGCATGGCCCTGAATCTGGAACCCGACAATGTCGGTATCGTCGTCTTCGGTAACGACAAACTCATTAAGGAAGGTGATATCGTCAAGAGAACAGGAGCTATCGTCGACGTCCCTGTCGGACACGAACTTCTCGGTCGCGTTGTCGACGCCCTGGGAACTCCCATCGACGGCAAAGGACCTCTCGCTTGCAAGAAGCGCCAACGTGTCGGCATCAAGGCTCCGGGCATCATTCCCCGAACCTCGGTCAAGGAACCTATGCTTACGGGAATCAAGGCTGTGGACAGCTTAGTCCCCATTGGACGAGGACAACGTGAATTGATCATCGGCGACCGTCAGACAGGTAAAACTGCCATCGCAATCGACGCCATCATCAACCAGAAAAGGTTCAACGAGGGCAAGGATGACAAGAAGAAGCTGTTCTGCATCTACGTTGCTATTGGACAGAAGAGGAGTACAGTGGCTCAGATTCTAAAGCGGCTGACAGCTGCGGACGCCATGAAGTACACGGTCATCGTCAGTGCTACTGCTTCGGACGCCGCTCCGTTGCAGTATCTTGCCCCCTACGCTGGCTGTGCCATGGGAGAGTTCTTCCGCGACAATGGCATGCACGCCCTCATCATCTACGACGATCTGTCAAAACAGGCCGTGGCCTACCGTCAGATGTCCCTGCTTTTGAGACGACCTCCGGGACGTGAGGCGTACCCCGGGGATGTCTTCTACCTCCACTCTCGTCTTCTGGAACGTGCCGCCAAGATGAACGACAACTTTGGTGGCGGATCTCTCACCGCCTTGCCGGTCATCGAGACGCAAGCCGGAGACGTGTCCGCGTACATTCCGACGAACGTGATCTCCATCACGGACGGACAGATATTCTTGGAGACTGAACTCTTCTACAAGGGCATCCGCCCCGCCATCAACGTGGGACTGTCGGTCAGCAGGGTCGGATCTGCGGCTCAGACACGCGCCATGAAGCAGGTTGCCGGATCCATGAAGCTGGAGTTGGCGCAGTACAGAGAGGTGGCCGCGTTTGCCCAGTTTGGGTCGGACTTGGATCCCGCAACTCAGCAGTTGCTCAACAGGGGTGTGAGACTGACGGAGCTGCTGAAACAGGGGCAGTACGTCCCCATGGCAATCGAAGATCAGGTCTCCGTCATCTACACAGGGGTGCGAGGATACCTGGACAAGATGGATCCTGCTCTTATTGGAAAGTTCGAAAAGGAGTTCTTGCAGCACATCCGGTCGACGCAGACCCAGCTCTTGGCAACGATCGCGCACGAAGGGAAGATCAGCGATGAGACGGATGCAAAGTTGAAGACAGTCGTCACGGAGTTCATGAAGACATTTACGCAGGAATAA